The Psychrobacillus sp. FSL K6-2836 nucleotide sequence ATTTTGAGATCAAAATATTATCGTGGAGATTTTGAAAATGTTCTTAATAAAATGCAACAGATTATTCCATTGCAATCAATTTTCGAGCTCGATAAACAAGAATTCTCTTATAATGAAAGAATAACGATGGATTATATATGTGCCTATGCATTGGAAATTTATTCTTATAAGCAAGAACTAGAAGTTTTAGAGATGGCGATTGCAAATAGTTATTTTTTAGAAGAGGTACCCCTCATACCAAACTTATTTAAACTAGGATTAATAGAGGACTTTGAAGAGTACTCATATAAAACTAATGGATTTTTCTACTGTGAATTCAAGTATAGTAAAGGGCAACTAAGCGTAGAAGAGTTGCAGCAATATATAAATAATCAGTATAGAAAGGATTTTATTGAGTCAATACAATTAAATTATATTAAAGCAAAAATGGGGGCAATTAATAAAAACACAGTTATTAAGCTTGTTCCAGTAAATCCTTATACCAAAGGGCTAAAAAGCTTAATGTTAGCGTTTTTAGAGAAAGACTTTGTTAAAGCGTATTCTCTATATAAATCTGCATTAGAAGACCTAAAACATATAAATTATTATTATGTAGAAGCTATGTATTATTTATCATTATTTCTCAAAAATAATAAACATGACGATTATTATAAATGGTTTGACAGAGGAAGAGATCAATCAAAAAAACGTGGATATATTTATTTATTTAAAAAGTTTAATAGTCTTGAAGGAACAAGTATAGAAGAAGGGGAAGTATTGCATCCAATAGATAAAAATTTGTTAAATAAATATTTAAATGAAATAATAGAAGTCAAATCCCCCAAATAACTAGTGATTGAATCAAAGGACTTCCAACAAATATTGTTGAGCTATTACTAGAGGCCTTATTTTTAAAAAATCTGCATTTGCAGATTTTTTTTGTTTAAAGGCGATACTATTTCTAGATATCGATAACCATCCTTATCGTCACTTAGAAATGGTATAATTTACTACAATCAGCCTTTATTTAATCGAGGTGCATTTTAGAGTAACTACATAAAAGGAGGATATTAAATGGCATGTCCAATAACTATTATCAAAAATGATGAGCATTTATTTGAAGCAACAAATATTCAAGAAGCAGCAAGATATTTAGCAAATCATCTGAAGACATCCAAATTAACATTTGATTCAATTGAACGTGGCTATGTATATGATATTCCTTACTATGTTGGAGAAGATGAATTTCGTTTTGTGGCTCCTGAAGAAATTGCAACCAGTCGTCGGAGAGAACTTGAAGAAAGATGGCATAAAAATGCGCGACGTGTTTGGTTGGTCCCAGCTAATCCAAATGAATACGACTTAGCGAGTGCATTTAGTCGATATGAAACATTAGATTGGAAACGCTCTTATAATTATGAAAAAGGTGATATTTTATTTTTGTATATATCAGGTAATACCCAAAAAGTTCGTTATAAAGTTGAAGTGATAGAGGGATTGGTACGTACTAATGATGTTCATTACAATAAAACTTTTTGGATGGATGAAGAGAAATATAATAAATCCTTAGATTATAATTGGACGCGTGTTCGCTTCGTAGATGAGGTTGATACTTCTGAATTATCCCTTTTTTTGAACATGATTTAACAGAAAATTATTATCCGGACGAAGTTCCTGAAACGTTAGAAGAAGGCATGAGTAAATCTGTTCGAGTCAATGTATATGAACGCAATCCGATTGCTCGCACCCAATGCATGAATCATTATGGAGCCCGATGCCAAGTATGTGATTTGAATTTTGAAAACAAATATGGAAAAGTTGGGAAAGATTTTATCCATGTCCATCACATTATTCCACTTCATCAATTACAACAAGACTACATTGTAGATCCAAAACAAGATCTAATCCCTGTTTGTCCGAACTGTCACGCGATGCTTCATTGTAAAGAAAATGGCAGGTACTTATCGATTGCACAATTAAGAAAACGCATTTTAAATCATAATAGGGCTTGATGAGAAAAACTAGATTTTATTGATAACACATTTTTAAAATAGAGAAAGTAATCTAGATGATGCAACAAACAAAAAGGATATAACACAACCTAACCTAACCGAAAAAAACCTTAATATACTCGGTTTTAAAGGACATAACGAGGAACGGAAAAATAATCACTCTATCAAATTTGAGGCGTGGTGGCTTAAACCAGAAACGATGGGTTGCTAAGCATTTTGAGCAGTATAAATAGTTTGCTTCGTCAACCAATTACTTTAACCTAGCTAATTAAAAAAGAATTTTCATGAAACTGGTGAACAAGCTATCATGTCCAAGACCAGGGAATAATGGGGCGGAAATAGAAAATATAAACCAAAATCCATTTGTGAAGTCTTTTCATAGTTTTAAAGAAATTGGTCAAGACTTTTGGTACGGGG carries:
- a CDS encoding HNH endonuclease; translation: MNHYGARCQVCDLNFENKYGKVGKDFIHVHHIIPLHQLQQDYIVDPKQDLIPVCPNCHAMLHCKENGRYLSIAQLRKRILNHNRA